In a genomic window of Glycine max cultivar Williams 82 chromosome 13, Glycine_max_v4.0, whole genome shotgun sequence:
- the LOC100811155 gene encoding 2-alkenal reductase (NADP(+)-dependent), with the protein MGDHEEVRSLVVEEEMRVVESKEWYLVSYAPHGVPTTDHLKLRKVRLSIAPESIPDGHVAIEMLLFSIDPYLRGRLNGTLDGLYFPQFELNQVITIYGIGRVKRSNDSEYKEGDIVLSANFPAAEYCVMPSCEIVRKIDAACGISLPDYLSTLGVPGFAAWLGIEVLADPKPGSNVFISAASGGVGMIAGQLAKIRDCRVIGSTGSDEKVRLIKEEFGYDDGFNYKNEEDLDAVLSKFFPNGIDVYFDNVGGKMLESVLNHVNRYARIPLCGMISQYNQAWTEREGVRNLLNMVGKEVRMEGFLLNTHFDRFGEFAKEMEGHIKEGRLKPKTKINIGIESFLDSLNSLFSSTNIGKVVVQVNKD; encoded by the exons ATGGGTGATCATGAAGAGGTGAGAAGCTTGGTTGTGGAAGAGGAAATGAGGGTGGTGGAAAGCAAAGAATGGTACTTGGTATCTTATGCTCCACACGGTGTTCCAACCACCGATCATCTGAAACTCCGCAAAGTTCGTCTATCGATTGCACCTGAATCAATCCCTGATGGCCATGTTGCCATTGAGATGCTGCTTTTCTCTATAGATCCATATCTTCGCGGAAGATTAAATGGAACCTTAGATGGCCTTTATTTTCCGCAGTTTGAACTCAATCAG GTGATCACAATATATGGGATTGGAAGAGTAAAGCGATCAAATGACAGTGAATACAAAGAGGGAGATATCGTTTTGAGCGCAAATTTTCCTGCTGCTGAGTATTGTGTGATGCCTTCCTGTGAGATCGTTAGAAAAATTGATGCTGCCTGTGGGATTTCATTGCCGGATTATCTAAGCACTCTAG GAGTGCCTGGGTTTGCAGCATGGTTGGGGATAGAGGTTCTGGCAGACCCCAAACCTGGCTCAAATGTGTTTATATCTGCAGCTTCCGGTGGTGTAGGAATGATTGCTGGTCAATTGGCTAAGATCAGAGATTGTAGGGTCATCGGAAGCACTGGATCTGATGAAAAa GTGAGGCTAATCAAAGAGGAATTTGGGTATGATGATGGATTCAACTACAAAAACGAAGAGGACCTTGATGCAGTTCTAAGCAA GTTCTTTCCTAATGGTATTGATGTTTACTTTGACAATGTTGGCGGGAAGATGCTTGAATCTGTACTGAATCATGTCAACAGGTATGCCAGGATACCACTTTGCGGGATGATATCTCAATATAACCAG GCTTGGACAGAAAGAGAAGGAGTCAGGAATCTTCTGAATATGGTGGGCAAGGAAGTAAGGATGGAAGGTTTTTTGCTGAATACACATTTCGATCGTTTTGGAGAGTTTGCAAAAGAGATGGAGGGCCACATAAAAGAAGGGAGGCTTAAGCCCAAGACTAAAATAAACATTGGAATTGAGAGCTTTTTGGATAGTCTGAACTCCTTATTTTCTAGCACTAATATTGGAAAAGTAGTTGTTCAAGTTAATAAGGATtaa
- the LOC100784779 gene encoding transcription factor MYB101 encodes MARTVSNNDDETAAKEEGEVKDGVRKGPWTPEEDAILMEYVKKHGEGNWNSVQKNSGLLRCGKSCRLRWANHLRPNLKKGAFSPEEEQVIIDLHSKLGNKWARMAAQFFFCFQLPGRTDNEIKNFWNTRMKRRQRAGLPIYPPEVHAEANAYHLQHHRYLEQQQPPPYSSSSFSLLLSSCYPKKLNDPNQIHHHSSANPMQNQPDHSADRSINPSQQFKFSNENSTGNNGNFAFPMSPLSPYGSSSSTLLNHSFGGDHGGFIAGSPYEQPFPLVQGSTTDISSNQTPTPASSYASGVDGLMGASSMVNNNNNNNDYYEVAPLSPHQGNSGLLDALVMEAQGLYHNEKSRSEEDLNLAGKLSCKRKNMEYAEEGGTVPAGVSAMKKNSGNSSNESQRDDDISSSQLSKGKKQIGEDPLEEMNGMDDDLVSLLNQFPLEMPMPEWYRRGENQSLGLENQPKASSPDPADHEHAWTLGTCWNNMPRIC; translated from the exons ATGGCGAGAACAGTCTCCAACAACGACGATGAAACAGCAGCGAAAGAAGAGGGTGAGGTGAAAGATGGCGTAAGGAAGGGGCCATGGACCCCAGAAGAAGACGCGATCCTGATGGAGTACGTGAAGAAGCACGGCGAAGGGAATTGGAACTCTGTGCAGAAGAATTCTGGTTTGTTAAGGTGCGGCAAAAGTTGCAGACTCAGATGGGCCAATCATCTCAGGCCTAATCTCAAGAAAGGTGCATTCTCTCCAGAAGAAGAACAAGTCATAATCGACCTTCATTCCAAGCTTGGAAACAAATGGGCGCGAATGGCAGCACAG ttttttttctgttttcagttACCTGGTAGGACCGACAATGAAATAAAGAACTTTTGGAACACCAGAATGAAAAGGCGTCAGAGAGCAGGGTTACCCATTTATCCTCCTGAAGTTCATGCAGAAGCCAATGCTTACCATCTACAACACCACCGCTACTTggaacaacaacaaccaccaccttattcatcttcatcattttctctTCTCCTATCTTCATGTTACCCCAAGAAGCTCAATGATCCAAACCAAATCCATCACCATTCCAGTGCAAATCCAATGCAAAACCAACCTGATCATTCTGCCGACCGTTCCATCAATCCAAGCCAGCAATTCAAGTTTTCCAATGAAAACAGTACTGGAAACAATGGAAACTTTGCTTTTCCAATGTCTCCTCTTTCTCCATATGGATCATCCTCCTCCACCCTTCTTAACCACAGTTTTGGTGGTGATCATGGTGGCTTCATTGCAGGATCTCCCTATGAACAACCCTTTCCTTTGGTGCAAGGCTCCACCACTGACATCTCTTCCAACCAAACTCCAACCCCTGCTTCATCCTATGCTAGTGGGGTTGATGGCTTGATGGGAGCTTCAAGCATggttaataataacaataataacaatgattacTATGAAGTTGCACCATTATCTCCTCATCAAGGAAACAGTGGCCTGTTGGATGCTCTAGTAATGGAGGCTCAGGGACTTTATCACAATGAGAAGTCAAGGAGTGAGGAGGACTTAAACTTAGCTGGGAAGTTGTCTTgtaagagaaagaacatggaatACGCAGAGGAGGGAGGCACTGTGCCAGCTGGGGTGTCAGCCATGAAGAAGAACAGTGGCAACAGTAGTAATGAAAGCCAGAGGGATGATGATATTAGCTCCTCTCAATTGTCAAAAG GGAAGAAACAAATTGGCGAGGACCCGTTGGAAGAGATGAATGGGATGGACGATGACTTGGTTAGCCTGCTCAACCAATTTCCCTTAGAAATGCCAATGCCTGAGTGGTACCGTAGAGGAGAAAATCAGTCATTGGGACTTGAAAATCAGCCCAAAGCTTCATCACCAGACCCCGCTGATCATGAACATGCTTGGACTCTCGGAACTTGCTGGAACAACATGCCTCGCATATGCTAA